Proteins from one Telopea speciosissima isolate NSW1024214 ecotype Mountain lineage chromosome 1, Tspe_v1, whole genome shotgun sequence genomic window:
- the LOC122660133 gene encoding UDP-glucuronic acid decarboxylase 1-like, with translation MKQLKKRASSSYFPKTLNQPRSLTRSVNYLFKEQRLLFVLVGILIASTFFILQPTLMRLGTTYTTIPREFPSGVTNHKQVTYPFRNSLNFGAGEVGRLPAGIQRRSLRVVVTGGAGFVGSHLVDQLLDKGHYVIVIDNFFTGRKENVMHHLGNPRFELIRHDVVEPILLEVDQIYHLACPASPVYYKYNPIKTIKTNVMGTLNMLGLAKRVGARFLLTSTSEVYGDPLEHPQKETYWGNVNPIGVRTCYDEGKWTAETLAMDYHRALAVEVRIAHIFNTYGPRMCIDDGRVVSNFVAQVLRKQPMTVYGNGNQTRSFQYISDLVDGLVALMEGEHVGPFNLGNPGEFTMLELAEVVKETIDSSATIEFKANTADDPHKRKPDISKAKELLKWEPKISLRQGLRLMVTDFQKRILEC, from the exons ATGAAACAGCTCAAAAAACGAGCAAGCTCTTCTtatttccccaaaaccctaaaccaaccCAGGTCTCTGACGAGATCTGTCAATTACCTCTTCAAAGAACAGCGTCTTCTCTTCGTTCTCGTAGGCATCCTAATCGCCTCCACCTTCTTCATCCTCCAGCCGACCTTAATGAGGCTTGGCACAACCTACACTACGATTCCCAGAGAGTTTCCTTCCGGGGTTACCAATCACAAGCAGGTTACATACCCGTTtcggaattctttgaattttggAGCTGGTGAGGTTGGGAGACTTCCGGCTGGGATTCAGAGACGATCTTTGCGGGTTGTGGTCACTGGTGGTGCCGGGTTCGTAGGTAGTCATCTTGTTGATCAGCTCTTGGATAAAGGGCATTATGTGATTGtaattgataattttttcacTGGAAGGAAAGAGAACGTGATGCACCATCTTGGGAATCCAAGATTTGAGCTTATTAGGCATGATGTGGTGGAGCCAATTCTTTTAGAGGTGGATCAGATTTACCATTTGGCTTGTCCAGCTTCACCTGTTTACTACAAATATAATCCTATCAAGACAATT AAAACCAATGTGATGGGAACCCTGAACATGTTGGGCTTGGCGAAAAGAGTTGGGGCCCGTTTTTTGCTCACCAGCACAAGTGAGGTTTATGGGGACCCGCTAGAGCACCCACAGAAGGAAACATATTGGGGAAATGTGAACCCAATCG GTGTCCGGACTTGTTATGATGAAGGAAAATGGACAGCTGAAACTTTAGCAATGGATTACCATCGAGCCTTAGCAGTTGAG GTGCGTATTGCCCACATTTTTAACACATATGGACCCCGTATGTGTATAGATGATGGACGTGTGGTCAGCAATTTTGTTGCCCAG GTCCTTCGTAAACAACCAATGACAGTATATGGTAATGGAAATCAAACACGAAGTTTCCAATATATATCTGACCTG GTTGATGGACTGGTTGCACTAATGGAAGGCGAGCATGTTGGACCATTCAATTTGGGTAACCCGGGTGAATTCACCATGTTAGAGCTTGCTGAG GTTGTCAAGGAGACAATTGACTCTAGTGCAACCATTGAATTCAAAGCAAACACCGCAGATGATCCACATAAAAGGAAACCAGATATCTCCAAAGCTAAGGAGCTGCTGAAGTGGGAGCCAAAGATTTCATTGAGGCAAGGCCTTCGTTTAATGGTTACTGATTTCCAGAAACGTATCCTAGAGTGCTGA